The following coding sequences are from one Anolis sagrei isolate rAnoSag1 chromosome 6, rAnoSag1.mat, whole genome shotgun sequence window:
- the LOC132779572 gene encoding olfactory receptor 11A1-like: protein MTFLILRGFGNLQELQFLIFLMFLGIYVLTIIGNSFILVAVFFNRRLHTPMYFFLSNLSFLDIWYTSNITPRMLADLLRKEKSISVTGCMIQLYVFCALGTVECFLLLLMSYDRYLAICNPLHYTKLMNWNICFKLIVCTWLWGFFSAAVLNLIVSSSLTLCGPNHIDHFFCDLTPLLKLSCSDIHLAEVAILVACFAVSLCPFILTITSYVCIILSIFKIPSSSGKKKAFSTCSSHLIVVSTFYGTLGITYAVSTGTESVELNKILSLLYTVLTPMFNPIIYSLRNKEVKETLRKLLNNISATIHESYTIPNY from the coding sequence ATGACTTTTTTAATACTCCGTGGGTTTGGAAATCTACAAGAACTTCAATTTCTTATCTTTCTGATGTTTTTAGGAATATATGTCTTAACAATAATTGGGAATTCTTTCATTTTAGTAGCTGTCTTCTTTAATAGGAGACTCCACACCccaatgtatttttttctcaGCAACTTGTCATTCCTGGACATATGGTATACTTCAAACATCACCCCTAGGATGCTGGCCGATTTATTGAGAAAGGAGAAATCCATTTCAGTTACAGGTTGCATGATACAGTTGTATGTTTTCTGTGCCCTTGGAACTGTTGAATGTTTTCTTCTACTGCTTATGTCCTATGATCGCTATCTTGCCATCTGTAACCCACTTCACTATACCAAGTTGATGAATTGGAACATTTGCTTTAAATTAATTGTCTGTACATGGTTATGGGGCTTCTTCTCAGCTGCTGTTTTGAATTTGATTGTATCCTCATCTTTAACACTTTGTGGTCCTAATCATATTGATCATTTCTTTTGTGACTTGACACCTTTGTTGAAATTGTCTTGTTCTGACATCCACCTGGCAGAAGTAGCCATCTTGGTAGCATGTTTTGCAGTGTCCTTGTGTCCTTTCATCTTGACCATCACATCATATGTCTGTATTATATTGTCTATTTTCAAAATACCATCTTCCTCTGGAAAGAAGAAAGCCTTTTCCACTTGTAGTTCTCATCTTATTGTGGTAAGTACTTTCTATGGAACACTAGGAATTACATATGCAGTCTCTACAGGGACAGAATCAGTAGAATTAAATAAAATACTTTCCTTACTATATACTGTCCTGACTCCCATGTTTAATCCAATCATATATAGCTTGAGGAATAAGGAGGTTAAGGAAACTCTGAGAAAACTACTCAACAATATTTCAGCTACCATACACGAGTCCTATACAATTCCAAATTATTAA
- the LOC132779574 gene encoding olfactory receptor 10A7-like: MAFLVPSNVTPVAEFILLGFSDIPEMQNFLFATFLSFYLVTLVANSLLLITVSVDRSLHTPMYFFLGNLSFLEIVYTSNIVPRMLVGLISDDKSISFISCMVQFYFFGSLGGTECLLLSVMSFDHYIAICNPLHYANIMNDKMCFLLATGSWISGFLITLITLLLMTHLSFCGPNEINHFFCDFSPLLKLVCSDAYLFEKTSFILSSSLTLIPFIFTIISYAYILSAVLKQSSGIGSKRAISTCSSHLIVVTTFYGTLITMYVVPSAKHSIDTSKIFSIFYTIVTPMINPLIYSLRNREVREALRRLINTKHVF, translated from the coding sequence ATGGCATTCCTAGTTCCAAGCAATGTGACACCAGTTGCTGAATTTATTTTACTAGGGTTTTCAGATATCCCTGAAATGCAAAATTTCTTGTTTGCTACGTTTCTAAGTTTCTATTTAGTTACTCTCGTTGCAAATTCATTACTTTTGATCACTGTGTCAGTGGATCGCAGCCTGCACACCCCAATGTATTTCTTCCTAGGGAATCTTTCCTTCCTTGAGATTGTATATACATCTAATATAGTTCCCAGGATGTTGGTAGGTTTGATCTCTGATGACAAATCCATTTCATTCATTAGCTGCATGGtccagttttatttctttgggtcACTGGGTGGTACTGAATGTCTCCTCCTATCAGTGATGTCTTTTGACCACTATATTGCCATATGCAACCCTCTCCATTATGCAAATATAATGAATGATAAGATGTGTTTTTTACTAGCAACTGGCTCTTGGATCTCTGGTTTTCTAATAACCCTGATTACACTGCTGCTTATGACTCACTTATCCTTCTGTGGCCCCAATGAAATAAATCATTTCTTTTGTGATTTTTCTCCACTGCTGAAGCTTGTTTGTTCAGATGCCTATCTCTTTGAAAAGACTTCCTTCATCCTTTCATCAAGTTTAACTTTGATCCCATTTATATTCACTATAATATCTTATGCTTATATACTCTCAGCTGTTCTTAAACAATCTTCTGGTATTGGCTCTAAAAGGGCTATTTCTACTTGCTCCTCTCATCTCATTGTAGTTACAACTTTTTATGGAACACTAATTACAATGTATGTGGTTCCTTCTGCAAAACATTCTATAGATACAAGCAAGatcttttccattttctacactATTGTGACCCCCATGATTAATCCCCTTATTTATAGCTTAAGGAACAGGGAAGTACGGGAAGCTTTGAGAAGGCTTATAAATACAAAACATGTATTTTGA
- the LOC132779575 gene encoding olfactory receptor 11A1-like → MTERTFWNILFSIEDTGTQIIMIPNTACVNQTGISEFIILGFGTLKDLHLLFFLFFLVIYMTTMVGNLTIILLVVSSQHLHTPMYFFLGNLSCMETFYSSTILPRMLVSLLTGDRTISVTGCVVQLYFFGFLVCTECYLLAVMSYDRYLAICQPLHYGTLMNDKFSIQLAAGSWISAFLPISIIIILMSSLLYCGSNEIDHFFCDFPSVIKLAHSDTQLIRVLAVILSSFDIFPPFILTLTSYFYIIATILRIPSTTGKKKAFSTCSSHLMVVTIFYGTLIVVYVLPKGDAHGDLHKIFSLFYTVLTPMVNPLIYSLRNQEVKETLKRGINKWAILKRERMGSKK, encoded by the exons atgaCTGAAAGAACTTTTTGGAATATTCTCTTCTCAATAGAAGATACAGGTACACAG ATTATAATGATACCAAATACTGCGTGTGTAAACCAAACTGGTATCTCGGAATTCATCATCCTGGGATTTGGAACACTGAAGGATTTGCATTTgctgtttttcctcttttttctggtGATTTATATGACTACCATGGTTGGAAACCTCACCATTATTCTCCTCGTGGTGTCCAGTCAGCATCTCCACACACCAATGTACTTTTTCCTGGGAAATCTATCTTGCATGGAGACATTTTACAGCTCAACTATCCTACCTAGGATGCTGGTTAGTTTACTAACTGGGGACAGGACCATTTCCGTTACTGGCTGTGTGGTGCAGCTCTACTTTTTTGGATTCCTTGTGTGTACAGAGTGTTACCTTCTGGCAGTGATGTCTTATGATCGATATCTAGCAATTTGTCAACCACTGCATTATGGAACCCTAATGAATGACAAATTTTCTATTCAGCTTGCAGCTGGCTCTTGGATAAGTGCATTTTTACCAATTAGCATCATCATAATCTTAATGTCTTCTTTACTTTACTGTGGCTCTAATGAAATTGACCACTTCTTTTGTGATTTCCCTTCAGTTATAAAACTTGCACATAGTGACACTCAGTTGATTCGGGTTTTAGCTGTCATACTCTCTTCCTTTGATATTTTTCCCCCATTTATTTTAACGCTGAcatcatatttttatattattgccACAATTCTTAGGATCCCTTCAACTACTGGAAAGAAGAAGGCATTTTCTACTTGCTCATCTCACCTCATGGTGGTTACAATATTTTATGGCACCTTAATAGTTGTATATGTTTTACCCAAAGGTGATGCTCATGGAGATCTGCACAAAATATTTTCCCTCTTTTATACTGTTCTGACTCCCATGGTCAATCCTCTCATCTACAGCCTAAGAAATCAAGAGGTCAAAGAGACTCTGAAAAGAGGAATTAATAAATGGGCaattttaaagagagagagaatgggatcCAAAAAGTGA
- the LOC137097426 gene encoding olfactory receptor 2AP1-like: protein MQFTIYETWKNQTDMTEFILLGFGNLMEFQMFLFLTLIVIYILTMFGNILIVILVVFEPHLHTPMYYFLANLSCLEVCYSSTIMPKVLIDLLTGDKSISLLGCFTQLFCFGCLVIVECYLLSVMSYDRYVAICKPLHYATIMNGKVILQCMAMSWICATSILIVIISLMSQLSFCGVREIDHFFCDFSPVLQLSCSDTTHIRLLAVIFGSFDILPPFILTIMSYVCIISAILRIPSTTGRQKAFATCSSHLIVVTIFYGTLMIVYLLPNSIALKKVFSVPYTILTPMVNPLIYSLRNKEVKESLRKTIRILIGFNEKNKWHPVAVFGHNIKL, encoded by the coding sequence ATGCAGTTCACTATTTATGAAACATGGAAAAATCAAACAGATATGACAGAATTCATCTTGCTGGGATTTGGAAACCTTATGGAGTTTCAGATGTTTCTTTTTCTCACACTCATTGTGATCTATATCCTGACTATGTTTGGAAACATTCTCATTGTCATTCTGGTTGTATTTGAACCACACCTTCATACTCCTATGTACTATTTTTTAGCTAATCTATCCTGCTTGGAAGTTTGTTATAGTTCGACCATCATGCCAAAGGTGCTGATAGATCTTCTAACTGGTGACAAATCCATTTCTCTTTTGGGCTGTTTCACACAACTTTTTTGCTTTGGGTGTCTTGTAATTGTTGAATGTTATCTCCTGTCAGTGATGTCTTATGATAGATAtgttgccatttgtaaaccgcTTCACTATGCAACTATTATGAATGGCAAGGTCATTCTTCAATGTATGGCAATGTCATGGATCTGTGCAACATCCATTTTAATTGTCATCATATCTTTGATGTCACAGTTATCCTTTTGTGGTGTCAGAGAAATTGACCATTTCTTTTGTGATTTCAGTCCAGTACTCCAGCTCTCTTGTAGTGACACAACCCACATTAGATTATTAGCTGTTATATTTGGGTCATTTGATATCCTGCCCCCATTTATATTGACTATCATGTCTTATGTTTGCATTATTAGTGCTATTTTGAGAATTCCATCCACTACTGGAAGACAAAAAGCATTTGCTACTTGTTCTTCTCATCTTATTGTGGTCACCATTTTCTATGGAACACTAATGATTGTTTACCTACTACCAAACTCTATTGCACTTAAAAAGGTATTTTCAGTCCCATACACCATACTGACTCCCATGGTTAATCCTCTTATATACAGTCTGAGAAACAAAGAAGTGAAGGAATCTTTGAGAAAGACTATAAGGATATTAATTGGGTTCAATGAAAAGAACAAATGGCACCCAGTAGCTGTATTTGGACATAACATTAAGTTGTGA